A genomic region of Arachis stenosperma cultivar V10309 chromosome 9, arast.V10309.gnm1.PFL2, whole genome shotgun sequence contains the following coding sequences:
- the LOC130948571 gene encoding membrane-bound O-acyltransferase gup1-like isoform X1, whose product MGTSAANKENFKGSRIEPWKQKELYFLVTYAFVFYVIIICRSLQLSHDYGKQLFGLRPGWLIPRQLNDVTDAQWRNLRGNIPVLTVVFGIFTLLANLMRAFFNLKVGGMSIIWLLFSLTYLSYLHGACIIFVLSIATVNFLLVKIFAQKKYFPLVIWSYNSFFLVCNRIYEGYSFSFFGQQWAFLDNFRGTFRWHICFNFVVLRMISFGFDYHWRNQDSHFDMEKHCKRCHICKSGKSCYQALQESRLQNDKFAYTTYLCYLLYAPLYIAGPILSFKAFASQLEVPQNTHSVKNVVLYGFRWLFSLLLMELMTHLFYYNSFANSGLWKHMSPMDIFIIGYGVLNFMWLKFLLIWRFFRFWSLINGIEAPENMPKCINNCHSLEDFWKNWHASFNKWLVRYIYIPLGGSQKKLLNVWVVFTFVAIWHDLEWKLLSWAWLTCLFFIPELALKSAANAFQAEFSFGEFIFREISAVAGAITITSLMVANLVGFVIGPKGINWLLDSFLSKEGLPVLGAMFITFYVGTKLMFHIEEARKRSR is encoded by the exons ATGGGTACATCTGCTGCGAATAAGGAAAACTTCAAAGGCAGTAGAATTGAGCCCTGGAAGCAGAAAGAACTGTATTTTTTGGTGACTtatgcttttgttttctatgTCATCATCATTTGCCGTTCCCTTCAACTCTCCCATG ATTATGGCAAGCAATTATTTGGTTTACGCCCAGGATGGCTCATACCTAGGCAACTCAAT GATGTCACAGATGCTCAATGGAGGAATTTGCGAGGAAATATACCTGTTCTTACTGTTGTCTTTGGCATTTTCACTCTGCTTGCTAACTTGATGAGGgcttttttcaatttaaaagtGGGGGGAATGTCCATTAtctggcttttattttctttgaccTATCTATCATATCTACACGGAGCTTG CATCATATTTGTTCTATCAATAGCAACTgttaattttcttcttgtgaAG ATATTTGCACAGAAGAAGTACTTTCCACTTGTAATTTGGAGTTACAactctttttttcttgtctGTAATCGCATTTATGAAGGATATTCATTCTCATTTTTTGG GCAACAGTGGGCATTTTTGGACAATTTCCGAGGGACTTTTAGGTGGCACATATGCTTCAACTTTg TTGTTTTACGCATGATTAGCTTTGGCTTTGATTATCATTGGAGAAATCAAGATTCTCATTTTGATATGGag AAGCATTGCAAACGTTGTCATATTTGTAAATCAGGAAAATCTTGCTATCAAGCTTTACAG GAGAGCAGACTACAGAATGACAAGTTTGCATATACCACATACCTTTGTTACTTGCTGTATGCCCCTCTTTACATTGCTGGTCCAATATTGAGTTTCAAAGCTTTTGCCTCACAG CTAGAAGTTCCTCAAAATACTCATTCAGTTAAAAATGTGGTACTCTATGGTTTCCGTTGGCTATTTAGTCTTCTCCTCATGGAATTGATGACACATTTGTTCTATTATAATTCATTTGCTAATAG TGGTTTGTGGAAGCACATGTCTCCCATGGATATCTTCATCATTGGATATGGG GTCTTAAACTTCATGTGgctaaaatttttattgatcTGGCGCTTTTTCCGATTCTGGTCATTG ATAAATGGAATTGAGGCTCCAGAGAATATGCCAAAATGTATTAATAATTGCCACAGCTTGGAAGACTTCTGGAAAAATTGGCATGCTTCCTTTAACAAGTGGCTTGTGAG GTACATATACATTCCTCTTGGGGGATCTCAGAAAAAGCTACTGAATGTATGGGTCGTGTTCACATTTGTTGCCATCTGGCATGATTTAGAGTG GAAGCTTCTTTCATGGGCATGGTTAACATGTTTATTCTTTATCCCTGAGTTGGCTTTAAAATCAGCAGCAAATGCATTTCAG GCTGAGTTTTCTTTTGGGGAATTCATATTTCGTGAAATCAGTGCTGTTGCTGGTGCAATCACAATTACTTCCCTCATG GTGGCAAATCTGGTTGGTTTTGTTATTGGACCCAAAGGCATTAATTGGCTTCTTGATTCTTTCCTTAGCAAGGAAG GGCTGCCTGTTCTCGGTGCAATGTTTATCACATTTTACGTGGGAACAAAG CTTATGTTCCACATAGAGGAGGCCAGAAAAAGGTCACGTTGA
- the LOC130948571 gene encoding membrane-bound O-acyltransferase gup1-like isoform X3, producing the protein MGTSAANKENFKGSRIEPWKQKELYFLVTYAFVFYVIIICRSLQLSHDYGKQLFGLRPGWLIPRQLNIFAQKKYFPLVIWSYNSFFLVCNRIYEGYSFSFFGQQWAFLDNFRGTFRWHICFNFVVLRMISFGFDYHWRNQDSHFDMEKHCKRCHICKSGKSCYQALQESRLQNDKFAYTTYLCYLLYAPLYIAGPILSFKAFASQLEVPQNTHSVKNVVLYGFRWLFSLLLMELMTHLFYYNSFANSGLWKHMSPMDIFIIGYGVLNFMWLKFLLIWRFFRFWSLINGIEAPENMPKCINNCHSLEDFWKNWHASFNKWLVRYIYIPLGGSQKKLLNVWVVFTFVAIWHDLEWKLLSWAWLTCLFFIPELALKSAANAFQAEFSFGEFIFREISAVAGAITITSLMVANLVGFVIGPKGINWLLDSFLSKEGLPVLGAMFITFYVGTKLMFHIEEARKRSR; encoded by the exons ATGGGTACATCTGCTGCGAATAAGGAAAACTTCAAAGGCAGTAGAATTGAGCCCTGGAAGCAGAAAGAACTGTATTTTTTGGTGACTtatgcttttgttttctatgTCATCATCATTTGCCGTTCCCTTCAACTCTCCCATG ATTATGGCAAGCAATTATTTGGTTTACGCCCAGGATGGCTCATACCTAGGCAACTCAAT ATATTTGCACAGAAGAAGTACTTTCCACTTGTAATTTGGAGTTACAactctttttttcttgtctGTAATCGCATTTATGAAGGATATTCATTCTCATTTTTTGG GCAACAGTGGGCATTTTTGGACAATTTCCGAGGGACTTTTAGGTGGCACATATGCTTCAACTTTg TTGTTTTACGCATGATTAGCTTTGGCTTTGATTATCATTGGAGAAATCAAGATTCTCATTTTGATATGGag AAGCATTGCAAACGTTGTCATATTTGTAAATCAGGAAAATCTTGCTATCAAGCTTTACAG GAGAGCAGACTACAGAATGACAAGTTTGCATATACCACATACCTTTGTTACTTGCTGTATGCCCCTCTTTACATTGCTGGTCCAATATTGAGTTTCAAAGCTTTTGCCTCACAG CTAGAAGTTCCTCAAAATACTCATTCAGTTAAAAATGTGGTACTCTATGGTTTCCGTTGGCTATTTAGTCTTCTCCTCATGGAATTGATGACACATTTGTTCTATTATAATTCATTTGCTAATAG TGGTTTGTGGAAGCACATGTCTCCCATGGATATCTTCATCATTGGATATGGG GTCTTAAACTTCATGTGgctaaaatttttattgatcTGGCGCTTTTTCCGATTCTGGTCATTG ATAAATGGAATTGAGGCTCCAGAGAATATGCCAAAATGTATTAATAATTGCCACAGCTTGGAAGACTTCTGGAAAAATTGGCATGCTTCCTTTAACAAGTGGCTTGTGAG GTACATATACATTCCTCTTGGGGGATCTCAGAAAAAGCTACTGAATGTATGGGTCGTGTTCACATTTGTTGCCATCTGGCATGATTTAGAGTG GAAGCTTCTTTCATGGGCATGGTTAACATGTTTATTCTTTATCCCTGAGTTGGCTTTAAAATCAGCAGCAAATGCATTTCAG GCTGAGTTTTCTTTTGGGGAATTCATATTTCGTGAAATCAGTGCTGTTGCTGGTGCAATCACAATTACTTCCCTCATG GTGGCAAATCTGGTTGGTTTTGTTATTGGACCCAAAGGCATTAATTGGCTTCTTGATTCTTTCCTTAGCAAGGAAG GGCTGCCTGTTCTCGGTGCAATGTTTATCACATTTTACGTGGGAACAAAG CTTATGTTCCACATAGAGGAGGCCAGAAAAAGGTCACGTTGA
- the LOC130948571 gene encoding membrane-bound O-acyltransferase gup1-like isoform X2 has protein sequence MGTSAANKENFKGSRIEPWKQKELYFLVTYAFVFYVIIICRSLQLSHDYGKQLFGLRPGWLIPRQLNDVTDAQWRNLRGNIPVLTVVFGIFTLLANLMRAFFNLKVGGMSIIWLLFSLTYLSYLHGACIIFVLSIATVNFLLVKIFAQKKYFPLVIWSYNSFFLVCNRIYEGYSFSFFGQQWAFLDNFRGTFRWHICFNFVVLRMISFGFDYHWRNQDSHFDMEESRLQNDKFAYTTYLCYLLYAPLYIAGPILSFKAFASQLEVPQNTHSVKNVVLYGFRWLFSLLLMELMTHLFYYNSFANSGLWKHMSPMDIFIIGYGVLNFMWLKFLLIWRFFRFWSLINGIEAPENMPKCINNCHSLEDFWKNWHASFNKWLVRYIYIPLGGSQKKLLNVWVVFTFVAIWHDLEWKLLSWAWLTCLFFIPELALKSAANAFQAEFSFGEFIFREISAVAGAITITSLMVANLVGFVIGPKGINWLLDSFLSKEGLPVLGAMFITFYVGTKLMFHIEEARKRSR, from the exons ATGGGTACATCTGCTGCGAATAAGGAAAACTTCAAAGGCAGTAGAATTGAGCCCTGGAAGCAGAAAGAACTGTATTTTTTGGTGACTtatgcttttgttttctatgTCATCATCATTTGCCGTTCCCTTCAACTCTCCCATG ATTATGGCAAGCAATTATTTGGTTTACGCCCAGGATGGCTCATACCTAGGCAACTCAAT GATGTCACAGATGCTCAATGGAGGAATTTGCGAGGAAATATACCTGTTCTTACTGTTGTCTTTGGCATTTTCACTCTGCTTGCTAACTTGATGAGGgcttttttcaatttaaaagtGGGGGGAATGTCCATTAtctggcttttattttctttgaccTATCTATCATATCTACACGGAGCTTG CATCATATTTGTTCTATCAATAGCAACTgttaattttcttcttgtgaAG ATATTTGCACAGAAGAAGTACTTTCCACTTGTAATTTGGAGTTACAactctttttttcttgtctGTAATCGCATTTATGAAGGATATTCATTCTCATTTTTTGG GCAACAGTGGGCATTTTTGGACAATTTCCGAGGGACTTTTAGGTGGCACATATGCTTCAACTTTg TTGTTTTACGCATGATTAGCTTTGGCTTTGATTATCATTGGAGAAATCAAGATTCTCATTTTGATATGGag GAGAGCAGACTACAGAATGACAAGTTTGCATATACCACATACCTTTGTTACTTGCTGTATGCCCCTCTTTACATTGCTGGTCCAATATTGAGTTTCAAAGCTTTTGCCTCACAG CTAGAAGTTCCTCAAAATACTCATTCAGTTAAAAATGTGGTACTCTATGGTTTCCGTTGGCTATTTAGTCTTCTCCTCATGGAATTGATGACACATTTGTTCTATTATAATTCATTTGCTAATAG TGGTTTGTGGAAGCACATGTCTCCCATGGATATCTTCATCATTGGATATGGG GTCTTAAACTTCATGTGgctaaaatttttattgatcTGGCGCTTTTTCCGATTCTGGTCATTG ATAAATGGAATTGAGGCTCCAGAGAATATGCCAAAATGTATTAATAATTGCCACAGCTTGGAAGACTTCTGGAAAAATTGGCATGCTTCCTTTAACAAGTGGCTTGTGAG GTACATATACATTCCTCTTGGGGGATCTCAGAAAAAGCTACTGAATGTATGGGTCGTGTTCACATTTGTTGCCATCTGGCATGATTTAGAGTG GAAGCTTCTTTCATGGGCATGGTTAACATGTTTATTCTTTATCCCTGAGTTGGCTTTAAAATCAGCAGCAAATGCATTTCAG GCTGAGTTTTCTTTTGGGGAATTCATATTTCGTGAAATCAGTGCTGTTGCTGGTGCAATCACAATTACTTCCCTCATG GTGGCAAATCTGGTTGGTTTTGTTATTGGACCCAAAGGCATTAATTGGCTTCTTGATTCTTTCCTTAGCAAGGAAG GGCTGCCTGTTCTCGGTGCAATGTTTATCACATTTTACGTGGGAACAAAG CTTATGTTCCACATAGAGGAGGCCAGAAAAAGGTCACGTTGA